The following is a genomic window from Candidatus Effluviviaceae Genus V sp..
CATGGCGTCTCCCGTGCGGTGGTGTACGACGGACCCCCGGCGGCTCTGTGCGGCGGTCCGGTCTCTTACCCTCTGCCCACTCTCAGGGTCACGCCCTCGCCCTCCACGACGTGCGAGCCGGCGGCCGGGTCCTGGACGACCACGACGTCCCGGTGGAAGCGTCCGTCGCCGCGCTCGTACTTGACCGCGCGCACGACCAGCCCCAGCCCCTCGGCGATGACGCGCGCCTCCTCGGGCGTCCGCCCGACGAGCGACGGCATGATGAACTCGAGCGGCCTCGGTCCCAGGCTCACGAGGAGCTTGACCGGCGTCCCCGCGGGCGCGACGGCCCCGGGCCCGGGATCGGTCCCCACGACGCGTCCGCGCTCGACGCGGGTCGTGTGCGTTTCGACGATCTCGCTGACGGTGAAGCCCGCGGCCTCCGCGTCGAGCTGCGCCTGCCGCGCCGTGAGCCCGCCGAGCGGCGGGACGGTCCGGATGTCCTGGCCCTCGCTCAGGACGACCGCGATGCTGCGCCCGACCTTCATCTCGACGCCCGGCGACGGCACCTGCGACGCCACGGCGCCCTCGCGGTAGCTCGGGTGCGGCCGCGTCGTCTCGATGCGCACGCCGAGCCCGACGGCGTCCGCGGCCCTCTCCGCGTCGATGAGTAGCTTGCCCTGGATGTCCGGCGCCTCGACCAGGTCGCCCGCCCCGACGAGGATCGGCATGATCACGTAGTTGAACAGCACGAACACGGCGACGATGCCCGCGAGGACGGCCGAGATGTCGACGAGCCACTTCAGCGGGCCTTTCCGCCACGCCGAGCGACGGTTCTCTGCCGGGGGTGCCTCGTCGCGGCTCACCTTCGGAGCGTCGCTCACGCCGTCACCTCCTCGCTCGAGAGCACGCCCTCGACCGAGAGCTCCATCGTCGCCTCGTTCGGCAGAGGCTCCTCCTCGTACATCACGTCGTCCCCCGTTCCGCCCTTCCTCACGAGCCGCGCGGCGAACGCCCCGTCGATGCCGTGGCGGTGCGGCAGGATCGAGACGTAGCCTCCGTCGACGAACATGTCGGGGCAGAACCTGGCGGCGTTCTCGACCGTGAAGTCGTTCCGCTTCTCGAGGAAGCGCTTGACCACGTAGGTGTTCTCCTCGGGCTCCAGGCTGCAGGTGCTGTAGACGATGCGCCCGCCCGGTCTCACGAGCTTCGCGGCGGTGTGCAGGAGGCGCAGCTGTCGGCTCGTCTGCCGGGCGAAGATCTGCCGCGGGTGGATCCTCTCGAGCTCCTCGATGTCCTCCCTGATGCGCTCGCGGGCGTGGATATCGAACTTCCACCGCGCGTCGACCCGTCTCCCGAGCGTCCCGGTTCCCGTGCACGGTGCGTCCACCAGAACCGCGTCGGCCCCGCCTGCCGTCTCGGACGTGGCCTCGCCCTCGATGACCTCGCAGTTGTCCAGGCCCAGCCGTTCGATGTTCTCCCGGAGCATGTCGGCCCGCTTGTCGGATATCTCGAACGCCTTGATCGTTCCGTGTCCGCGCATGCGGTCGGCGATCGCCGTCGTCTTGCCTCCGGGCGCCGCGCACATGTCGACGACCGTCTCACCTGGTTCCGGGTTGAGGAGCGTGACCGCCGCCAGCGTGCTCTCGTCCTGGAACTGCATCTCACCATTCCTGAAGGCGGTCAGGTCCTTCACGTCGCCGCCGCCTAGGATCTCGATACAGTCGTCGAAGTACCGTCCCGGGCGGGAGTCCCGTCCGTCACGGCGGAGCGACTTCGCCAGATCGGCCGCGTCCGTGCGAAGCCGGTTCACCCGTGCCACCAGACGCGGCACCTGGTTGTTGTATTCGCAGAGAATGGTCGTGTTGACCGGGCCGTAGCGGTCGAGCCACCGGCCGATGAGCACGGGAGGGTGGGAGTAGACCACGCTGATGTGTGCGACCGGGTCCTCCTCCATCGTGGGGAAGTCGGGCCGAAGGCTGGTCAGGATGTTCCGGAGAACCGCGTTCGTCAGCCCGGCCGTGCCGCGGTGGCCGTAGCGCTTGGCCAGG
Proteins encoded in this region:
- a CDS encoding PASTA domain-containing protein yields the protein MSDAPKVSRDEAPPAENRRSAWRKGPLKWLVDISAVLAGIVAVFVLFNYVIMPILVGAGDLVEAPDIQGKLLIDAERAADAVGLGVRIETTRPHPSYREGAVASQVPSPGVEMKVGRSIAVVLSEGQDIRTVPPLGGLTARQAQLDAEAAGFTVSEIVETHTTRVERGRVVGTDPGPGAVAPAGTPVKLLVSLGPRPLEFIMPSLVGRTPEEARVIAEGLGLVVRAVKYERGDGRFHRDVVVVQDPAAGSHVVEGEGVTLRVGRG
- the rsmB gene encoding 16S rRNA (cytosine(967)-C(5))-methyltransferase RsmB; the encoded protein is MDARQIALLTLSEWESGDRKIDAVLERELRTATLDDRDVALAQNLTYGVIRWKGRLDWVLDQYVKGGLLALPITIRNALRLGLYQIDYLDRIPPRAAVSESVNLAKRYGHRGTAGLTNAVLRNILTSLRPDFPTMEEDPVAHISVVYSHPPVLIGRWLDRYGPVNTTILCEYNNQVPRLVARVNRLRTDAADLAKSLRRDGRDSRPGRYFDDCIEILGGGDVKDLTAFRNGEMQFQDESTLAAVTLLNPEPGETVVDMCAAPGGKTTAIADRMRGHGTIKAFEISDKRADMLRENIERLGLDNCEVIEGEATSETAGGADAVLVDAPCTGTGTLGRRVDARWKFDIHARERIREDIEELERIHPRQIFARQTSRQLRLLHTAAKLVRPGGRIVYSTCSLEPEENTYVVKRFLEKRNDFTVENAARFCPDMFVDGGYVSILPHRHGIDGAFAARLVRKGGTGDDVMYEEEPLPNEATMELSVEGVLSSEEVTA